A window of the Henckelia pumila isolate YLH828 chromosome 3, ASM3356847v2, whole genome shotgun sequence genome harbors these coding sequences:
- the LOC140888519 gene encoding uncharacterized protein: MKHKTLLRTVVFSHFYRLARALTRAKSFLVRQLKDIEFIRFSRYPLKKFISKSGYKQKPKKKKLFFSSFRLHYNWCSSHVTPVMQLDHNMSSWGSCQISKYESIIRDDDAELSGYLQWLEEKGNEMDSCRINEIDKLADLFIADCHEKFRLEKQESYRRFQEMMARSI, from the coding sequence ATGAAGCACAAAACCCTACTCCGAACCGTCGTGTTCTCGCACTTTTATCGGCTGGCTCGAGCTCTCACGAGGGCGAAATCTTTCCTAGTTCGACAACTAAAAGACATAGAGTTCATCCGCTTTTCGCGGTACCCATTGAAGAAATTTATAAGCAAGAGTGGTTATAAGCAGAagccgaagaagaagaagctctTCTTCAGTTCGTTCCGGCTGCACTACAACTGGTGTTCTTCGCATGTCACGCCTGTGATGCAGCTTGATCACAACATGAGTAGTTGGGGTAGTTGCCAGATTTCtaagtacgaaagtattatccGAGACGACGACGCGGAGCTCTCGGGGTATTTGCAGTGGCTTGAGGAGAAGGGGAATGAGATGGATTCATGCAGGATTAACGAGATCGACAAGCTCGCTGATTTGTTCATTGCGGATTGCCACGAGAAGTTCAGGTTGGAGAAGCAAGAATCTTACAGGAGATTTCAAGAAATGATGGCTAGGAGtatatga